The sequence TAAAATTCTTTTGGGTTACTTTGTTTTAGCATGAGCTTGATGCTCTCAATCTTGAATCCACTAAAAGTCTATATGCTACGTACCGCAGGTAAGAAAATGAGCAACAGCCATAAACTTGTAGTACATAATAAAAAATTGAGAATGCTTGGTTAGATCTAATGCACTCAAGTAATAGCCTACTGGGAGGAATTCTGACTTCCTTCTGCATCAGAAGGTGAATTTGATTCCTACCATGTAGATTGTTGTTGCAATCCTGGGTTGATTCATGAGTATATTTTATGATACAAGTTGCTTGTGTAATGATTATATTGTTGAGATGCAAAACACAACAAGTAATGAATGTTGAATGAGCTGTTGATGTATGCTTTCTGTCTGTATAGTCTTTTTGCAGCTAAGGCTGGTGCTTCTAGAGTTATTGCTGTTGACGGGAGTGCAAAGATGGTTTCTGTCGCTACTGAAGTACgttcttttttaaataaaaagaatatcaGACTGCCTTTCTTGTTTAATTTATGGTTTCTCTCATACACACTACATAAATGCAGGTTGCAAAAAGTAATGGTTTTCTGTACGATGAAAATATGGAGATGCAACAAAAGCGAGATACTCAAGTGATAACTGTTGTTCATACCAAGGCTGAAGAGCTAAACCATAAAATACAAGTTCCATCCAATAAATTTGATGTTTTGGTGAGCGAATGGATGGGATATTGCCTACTCTATGAATCCATGCTCAGTTCAGTTCTATATGCACGCGATCATTTTCTAAAACCTGGTGGTGCTATTCTCCCAGATACTGCAACAATTGTAAGTAGCAACTTTTGCCTACATTCTATGTCTGCCATTTTCTGCTATTTGGTCACTTGTTTGGTCTGatctattttttctagtttgGTGCTGGATTTGGGAAAGGTGGAACAAGCTTGCCATTTTGGGAAAATGTGTATGGCTTTGATATGTCATGTATTGGCAAAGAAGTGACAGGGAATTCAGCTAGATTTCCTGTTGTTGATATATTGGCTTCTGAAGATATTGTGACAGAGACAGCTGTTCTCAATGTAAGTCCCATGACCTACATGCTTCAACTGGGTTATGCACTTATGTTTCAGTATTGTCTTTTTGTTGAGGTTTGAAATACAGATCAAGAGATAATTGTGATTTGGTTGACCGTCTGGAGGTGTAGATAACATTCATAATGAATACTACTTCCTTTGTGCTCGAATGTCCTTCCAATGCACGGAATTGTACTTGACATCTTGTGTTTATTCTGTTTCTATGCAGTCCTTTGATCTGGCAACTATGAAGGAAAATGAAATGGATTTTACTTCAAGCTTTGAGCTGAGGCTCAGTGAAAGTGGTGTATCACAATCTGGAGTAACCTGGTGCTATGGCATTATATTATGGTTTGACACTGGCTTTACGAACCGATTCTGCAAGGAGAAGCCAGTCAACCTCTCCACCTCTCCTTTCTCCACACCGACTCACTGGTCTCAAACTATCTTCACCTTTGAAGAGCCCATCGCAATGGCAAAGGAGGAATCAGCCGTTGTCTCATCTGCGTCAGTTGGCACAGATGAGTGCCCAGCTGTGATGATCAGATCCCGCATCAGCATTGTGAGGGCCTCTGAGCACCGCAGCATAGACATATCGATTGAAACTGCAGGAATCAGCTCAGATGGCAGGAAGCGTAGCTGGCCTGTTCAGATCTTCAACCTGTGAGCAAGGAGCCAAGGATACCTTTGGGTATAAATTTTGTTTCGTGCTTTGCTCCTCACTGGTTTTGAGCAAGGATACTACCCACAGCAAGTCTTAGCTTTTGATTGGGTCCTCAAATCTCAAGTTCTGTACGCTGAAACAGAACGGCATCCCCACTGAAGTTTTGTGCAATGGTGAGCCTGAAAACAGGCCAGATTGAAGCGCTGTGGAATGGTCAGGGTGAAAAAGTTCATGGGATCGAGA is a genomic window of Oryza glaberrima chromosome 7, OglaRS2, whole genome shotgun sequence containing:
- the LOC127779430 gene encoding probable protein arginine N-methyltransferase 3; translation: MATREHELRPEQERLGEDREEYEDGEEEEEEGEEGWDDWESDGDDAGGGGGGGGLLCLFCSARFDSESSLFSHCASEHRFDFYRVVKETGMDFYGCIKLINFVRSKVAENKCWSCGQVFSSNSELCGHLHALEIPQLEGKVPWGDDVYLKPFLEDDSLLHSLSVFDDDDEDDCGMPMEKGGCSAGNGSLAETCESNLKSIINDGSDVIDRFERTCTIESTDGECSGSLAQEPSDKQLKIARASAAARGIKSVDESYFGSYSSFGIHREMLGDKVRTEAYRDALLGNPSLMNGATVLDVGCGTGILSLFAAKAGASRVIAVDGSAKMVSVATEVAKSNGFLYDENMEMQQKRDTQVITVVHTKAEELNHKIQVPSNKFDVLVSEWMGYCLLYESMLSSVLYARDHFLKPGGAILPDTATIFGAGFGKGGTSLPFWENVYGFDMSCIGKEVTGNSARFPVVDILASEDIVTETAVLNSFDLATMKENEMDFTSSFELRLSESGVSQSGVTWCYGIILWFDTGFTNRFCKEKPVNLSTSPFSTPTHWSQTIFTFEEPIAMAKEESAVVSSASVGTDECPAVMIRSRISIVRASEHRSIDISIETAGISSDGRKRSWPVQIFNL